The following proteins come from a genomic window of Flavobacterium crocinum:
- a CDS encoding PTS sugar transporter subunit IIBC — MNFIEKNVSIEKAVIILSKNGIQVDEKEAKIILELLYLVSKNYDKPKEKKILYP; from the coding sequence ATGAATTTCATTGAGAAGAATGTTTCAATAGAGAAAGCCGTTATTATTCTTTCCAAAAACGGCATTCAGGTAGATGAGAAGGAAGCTAAAATTATTTTGGAATTACTGTATTTAGTATCAAAAAATTACGATAAACCAAAAGAGAAAAAAATCCTATATCCTTAA
- a CDS encoding helix-turn-helix domain-containing protein: MKEKIIREVSKFNNELKLQGFKAFQIEDDGAETRTYSRKEFYKICLTTGKSKIHYSDKTYEQEGTILFFGNPHIPYSWETISTTYIGYTILFSEEFFKNSERSESLQQSSFFKIGGTPVLKITEEQRVFLNTIFHKMIAEQESDYVFKDELIRNYISLIIHESLKMEPSENFERNKNASSRLSSVFLELLERQFPIETTSKPLQLRTAQYYAQHLNVHVNYLNRAVKEVTGKSTTAHITERIITEAKALLLHTDWSVSEIGYALGFDYPTYFNNFFKKNTGTNPSAFRLLEV, encoded by the coding sequence ATGAAAGAGAAGATAATAAGAGAAGTTTCTAAGTTTAATAATGAACTGAAACTGCAAGGATTTAAAGCATTTCAGATAGAAGATGATGGTGCCGAAACCAGAACTTACAGCAGAAAAGAATTTTATAAAATCTGCTTGACAACAGGTAAAAGCAAGATTCATTATTCTGATAAAACCTATGAGCAGGAAGGTACAATTCTCTTTTTTGGAAATCCGCACATTCCATATTCTTGGGAAACAATTTCTACGACTTATATTGGATATACTATTTTGTTTTCAGAAGAGTTTTTTAAGAACTCAGAACGTTCTGAAAGTCTGCAGCAATCTTCTTTTTTTAAAATTGGTGGAACACCAGTTTTGAAAATCACAGAAGAACAAAGAGTTTTTCTTAATACCATTTTTCATAAAATGATTGCGGAACAGGAAAGTGATTATGTTTTTAAAGATGAGCTGATTCGCAATTATATCAGTCTCATTATACATGAATCTTTGAAGATGGAACCTTCTGAAAATTTCGAACGAAATAAGAATGCATCTTCCAGATTGTCCTCTGTATTTTTGGAATTATTGGAAAGACAATTTCCAATTGAAACTACTTCCAAACCACTTCAATTAAGAACAGCCCAATATTATGCCCAACATTTGAATGTGCATGTCAATTACCTGAATCGAGCCGTAAAAGAAGTAACCGGAAAATCAACAACAGCTCATATTACAGAGCGGATTATAACAGAAGCCAAAGCTCTATTGCTCCATACTGATTGGAGTGTTTCTGAAATCGGTTATGCACTTGGGTTTGATTATCCTACTTACTTCAATAATTTCTTCAAAAAAAATACCGGCACTAATCCTTCCGCATTTCGTCTATTGGAAGTTTGA
- a CDS encoding DapH/DapD/GlmU-related protein, with protein MSDPNSISDAVPFQKDIFERLLAGETILPNDSQIGRLREEVFAVKALLTQMNNSSNPEEITQILSRILDKELQDVDVFTPIYINCGKHITIGKNVFINFDCTFLALGGITIEDDVLIGPKVSLITENHPLNPEDRKGLAGKPIVIKKNAWIGANATILPGVTIGENAVVAAGAVVSKDVPDNTIVGGIPAKFIKNV; from the coding sequence ATGTCAGATCCAAATTCTATTTCCGATGCTGTGCCATTTCAAAAAGATATTTTTGAGAGGCTTTTGGCGGGTGAAACCATACTTCCTAATGATTCGCAAATAGGTAGATTGAGAGAAGAAGTATTCGCTGTGAAAGCATTACTAACTCAGATGAACAATTCTTCAAATCCTGAAGAAATTACGCAGATACTAAGCAGGATTTTAGATAAAGAACTTCAGGATGTTGACGTATTTACTCCTATTTATATCAATTGTGGAAAACACATTACAATTGGTAAAAACGTATTCATCAATTTTGACTGCACCTTTTTGGCATTAGGCGGAATTACCATTGAAGACGACGTTTTAATTGGCCCAAAAGTCAGTCTCATTACCGAAAATCACCCATTAAACCCTGAGGATAGAAAAGGACTAGCTGGAAAACCAATAGTCATCAAAAAAAATGCATGGATTGGTGCCAATGCTACTATTTTGCCTGGCGTAACAATTGGAGAAAATGCAGTTGTCGCAGCAGGAGCAGTAGTTTCTAAAGATGTTCCCGACAATACCATCGTTGGTGGTATTCCTGCAAAATTCATTAAAAATGTTTAA
- a CDS encoding cyclophilin-like fold protein, which yields MKLKSLVTIITILFAFSFCNASCSNDNEALPKQNNENGNNNNSTTKMKITIGTAVFTATLYDNPSVAVLKAMLPLTINMTELNGNEKYYDFPRPLPTNTSVGGGIKVGDLTLYGNNVLVLFYKSFNTSYSYTKLGYIDNPAGLATELGAGNVVVKFENN from the coding sequence ATGAAACTGAAATCTTTAGTAACAATTATCACTATTCTTTTCGCTTTCTCTTTTTGCAATGCAAGTTGTAGTAATGACAATGAAGCGCTACCAAAACAAAATAATGAGAATGGAAATAATAATAATTCAACAACTAAAATGAAAATTACAATTGGTACAGCAGTTTTTACAGCAACATTGTATGACAACCCAAGTGTAGCTGTATTGAAAGCAATGCTTCCACTTACCATAAATATGACCGAACTAAATGGTAATGAGAAGTATTACGATTTCCCTAGACCGCTTCCAACAAATACTTCAGTTGGAGGAGGTATAAAGGTAGGCGATTTAACGCTTTACGGAAACAATGTGTTGGTGCTTTTTTATAAAAGTTTCAACACTTCCTATAGTTATACAAAACTTGGATATATTGACAATCCTGCAGGACTAGCTACTGAATTGGGTGCGGGAAATGTAGTAGTGAAATTTGAAAATAATTAA
- a CDS encoding alpha/beta hydrolase, which translates to MKNIKLETIQNKMKKAFAIAILFLITGQIFAQKVKSDLEKMNTSKEHYTFQLSDKVIRQKVSFKNRYGITLSGDLYLPKNVGDEKLSTLAISGPFGAVKQQSSGLYANQMAERGFIALAFDPSYTGESGGEPRNLASPEINTEDFSAAVDFLGLQKKVDRNKIGIIGICGFGGFALNATAIDKRVKAVAATSLYDMTRVISKGYNDSVTPEQRSKTLEALGQQRWKDAENGKRADGPRNLPEKLKGDEPQFVKEYFDYYRTQRGFQVNSVNSNGSWLVTNPISFMNMPILTYVKEISPRPMLLIAGENAHSRYFSEDIFKVANEPKELIIVPNAVHVDLYDKVDVIPFDKLKSFFNNNLK; encoded by the coding sequence ATGAAAAATATAAAATTGGAAACGATTCAGAATAAAATGAAAAAAGCATTCGCAATCGCAATATTATTCCTGATAACAGGGCAAATATTTGCACAAAAAGTAAAATCAGATTTAGAAAAAATGAATACATCAAAAGAACATTATACATTCCAACTTAGTGACAAAGTAATACGTCAAAAAGTGAGCTTCAAAAACCGTTACGGCATTACATTAAGTGGCGATTTATACCTTCCGAAAAATGTAGGAGATGAAAAATTGTCTACATTAGCAATCAGTGGACCGTTTGGAGCTGTGAAACAACAATCATCTGGATTATATGCCAACCAAATGGCAGAACGTGGTTTTATAGCTTTGGCTTTCGACCCATCCTATACAGGTGAAAGTGGAGGCGAACCACGAAATTTAGCATCTCCGGAAATCAATACAGAAGATTTCAGTGCTGCGGTTGATTTTTTAGGATTACAAAAAAAGGTGGATAGAAATAAAATTGGTATCATCGGGATTTGTGGTTTTGGCGGGTTTGCTTTAAATGCAACTGCTATTGATAAACGAGTAAAAGCCGTTGCTGCTACAAGTTTGTATGATATGACCAGAGTAATATCAAAAGGATATAATGATTCTGTAACTCCGGAACAGAGAAGTAAAACATTGGAAGCTTTAGGTCAGCAGCGTTGGAAAGATGCCGAAAATGGAAAACGGGCAGATGGTCCAAGAAATTTACCGGAAAAATTGAAAGGCGATGAACCGCAATTTGTAAAAGAATATTTTGATTATTATAGAACACAGCGTGGTTTTCAAGTTAATTCTGTGAACTCAAATGGATCTTGGCTGGTAACCAATCCGATATCTTTTATGAATATGCCAATACTAACTTATGTAAAAGAAATTTCGCCAAGACCAATGCTTTTAATTGCAGGAGAAAATGCGCACTCAAGATATTTTAGTGAAGACATTTTTAAAGTGGCAAATGAACCAAAAGAATTAATAATTGTTCCAAATGCGGTTCACGTTGATTTGTATGACAAAGTGGATGTGATTCCTTTTGATAAGTTAAAAAGTTTCTTTAATAATAATTTGAAATAA
- a CDS encoding carboxymuconolactone decarboxylase family protein: MQKRLNIKQAAPDALKAMIGLESYLSKISISKTAKELIKIRASQINGCAYCINIHTQDAVKNGESNQRIFLLSAWREAGDIFTEEEKVVLAVTEEITLIHENGLTDETYTKALQYFSESQIADIITAIITINLWNRVVLSTHLRIGESLA; encoded by the coding sequence ATGCAAAAACGACTTAACATTAAGCAGGCCGCTCCGGATGCACTAAAAGCGATGATAGGACTTGAAAGCTACCTTTCAAAAATTTCCATATCCAAGACAGCCAAAGAACTCATAAAGATACGTGCCTCGCAGATCAACGGCTGTGCCTACTGCATCAACATCCACACTCAGGACGCCGTTAAAAACGGCGAGTCAAACCAGCGCATTTTTCTCTTGAGTGCTTGGAGAGAAGCTGGGGACATTTTTACAGAAGAGGAAAAAGTGGTGCTCGCGGTAACTGAAGAGATAACATTAATTCATGAGAACGGATTAACGGATGAAACCTATACAAAGGCCTTACAGTATTTCAGTGAAAGCCAGATAGCAGATATAATAACGGCCATCATAACAATCAATCTTTGGAACAGGGTTGTTCTCAGTACCCATCTCCGAATAGGAGAAAGTCTTGCATAA
- a CDS encoding Crp/Fnr family transcriptional regulator, with the protein MSNILKNHIAKFAQVSDNDFEQIKKFFDIKQTCKKENLLKEGQICRHHYFVLDGLLRKFYINEKGTEQTTEFAIETWWLTDNFAYENQLATEFYIQAVEKSTLLYITLEKQQKLLEEFPVMERYFRFVYQRAYAAAQKRIKFLFSFSKEEFYFQAVRNHPEFIQRVPQYLIASYLGFTPEYLSEIRKRLLS; encoded by the coding sequence ATGTCCAATATACTCAAAAACCATATAGCCAAATTTGCACAGGTATCAGACAATGACTTTGAGCAAATCAAAAAATTCTTCGACATAAAACAAACGTGTAAAAAAGAGAACCTGCTAAAGGAGGGACAGATCTGCCGTCATCATTATTTTGTTTTGGACGGCCTGCTTAGAAAGTTTTATATTAACGAGAAAGGTACCGAACAAACCACGGAATTTGCCATAGAAACATGGTGGCTTACCGATAACTTTGCCTACGAGAACCAGCTCGCGACAGAATTTTATATTCAGGCAGTAGAGAAATCAACATTGCTTTACATCACTTTGGAGAAGCAGCAGAAGCTACTGGAAGAGTTTCCGGTAATGGAGCGCTATTTCCGTTTTGTCTACCAGAGGGCTTATGCAGCCGCACAGAAACGCATCAAATTTCTTTTCTCGTTCTCTAAGGAAGAGTTTTATTTCCAGGCAGTCAGAAACCACCCCGAATTCATCCAGCGTGTTCCCCAATACCTCATCGCTTCCTATCTAGGATTCACGCCCGAATACTTGAGCGAAATACGCAAAAGGCTTCTTTCTTAA
- a CDS encoding fasciclin domain-containing protein, with protein sequence MKTRKFLAAAILALGFGLTSFAQKTVMVGGAAMYPNKNIIENAVNSKDHTTLVAAVKAAGLVETLQGKGPFTVFAPTNEAFSKLPAGTVETLLKPENIKSLQTILTYHVVAGKMNSSDIAKAIKAGKGKASLKTVSGGTLTAWMDGKDLYISDESGNKAKVTISDVNQSNGVIHVVDAVLLPKM encoded by the coding sequence ATGAAAACTAGAAAATTTTTAGCAGCAGCAATCCTGGCATTAGGATTTGGATTGACATCATTTGCACAAAAAACAGTAATGGTTGGTGGAGCAGCTATGTATCCTAATAAAAATATTATAGAAAATGCGGTAAACTCAAAGGATCATACCACCTTGGTAGCAGCAGTAAAAGCAGCAGGATTAGTTGAAACTTTACAAGGTAAAGGCCCATTTACTGTTTTTGCACCAACAAATGAAGCATTTAGTAAATTGCCGGCTGGAACTGTTGAAACATTATTGAAACCTGAGAATATTAAATCATTACAAACTATATTGACATATCATGTAGTGGCCGGTAAAATGAATAGTTCTGATATTGCAAAAGCAATAAAAGCTGGTAAAGGAAAAGCTTCTTTAAAAACAGTTAGCGGCGGAACTCTAACTGCCTGGATGGATGGAAAAGATTTGTACATTAGTGACGAAAGTGGCAATAAAGCTAAAGTTACAATTTCAGATGTAAATCAATCTAATGGTGTCATACATGTAGTGGACGCAGTACTGCTTCCAAAAATGTAG
- the hemH gene encoding ferrochelatase, with protein sequence MKGVLLVNLGSPESPAPKDVKPYLDEFLMDKYVIDVPYLLRVLLVRGIILRKRPEESAHAYAKIWWEEGSPLVVLSERMQKKVQTLVNVPVELAMRYGSMTIEKGLQQLHDKGVTEVLLFPLYPQYAMASTLTILVKAEEIRKKKFPHITFTDVPAFYNKPDYIKNLADSIQKHLVGFEYDHLLFSYHGIPERHIRKTDVTKSHCKIDGSCCSAPSPAHDFCYRHQCYETTRQVVKLLGLPEDKYSLTFQSRLAGDKWLEPYTDIEIDKMPAKGIKNLAVVTPAFVSDCLETLEEIAMRAKEDFEKNGGENFLAIPCLNDDQKWCQTVSNWINEWAE encoded by the coding sequence ATGAAAGGCGTATTATTAGTAAATTTGGGATCTCCCGAAAGTCCCGCACCAAAAGATGTTAAACCGTATTTAGATGAATTTTTAATGGATAAATACGTGATCGATGTTCCGTATTTATTGAGAGTTTTATTGGTTCGCGGCATTATTTTAAGAAAAAGGCCAGAAGAATCTGCGCACGCTTATGCGAAAATCTGGTGGGAAGAAGGTTCTCCATTAGTTGTTCTTTCAGAAAGAATGCAGAAAAAAGTACAGACTTTAGTAAATGTACCGGTTGAACTTGCAATGCGTTACGGAAGCATGACAATCGAGAAAGGACTCCAGCAATTGCATGATAAAGGCGTTACTGAAGTACTGCTTTTTCCGCTGTATCCGCAATATGCAATGGCTTCGACTTTGACTATTTTGGTAAAGGCCGAAGAAATCCGCAAGAAGAAATTCCCGCACATTACATTTACTGATGTTCCGGCATTTTATAACAAACCGGATTACATCAAGAATTTGGCAGATTCAATTCAAAAACATTTAGTTGGTTTTGAATATGATCATTTGTTGTTTTCTTATCACGGAATTCCAGAGCGTCACATTCGCAAAACCGACGTTACAAAATCACATTGTAAAATTGACGGTTCTTGTTGCAGTGCGCCATCTCCGGCACACGATTTCTGTTATCGTCACCAATGTTACGAAACAACAAGGCAAGTTGTAAAATTATTAGGGCTTCCCGAAGATAAATACAGTCTGACATTTCAATCGCGTTTGGCGGGAGATAAATGGTTAGAGCCTTATACTGATATTGAAATTGACAAAATGCCGGCAAAAGGAATTAAAAATCTGGCTGTTGTAACACCTGCTTTCGTTTCGGATTGTTTAGAAACGCTCGAAGAAATCGCCATGCGCGCCAAAGAAGATTTTGAGAAAAATGGAGGGGAAAATTTCCTGGCTATTCCCTGTTTGAATGACGACCAGAAGTGGTGCCAGACTGTTAGCAACTGGATTAATGAGTGGGCTGAATAA
- a CDS encoding AraC family transcriptional regulator — protein MEEEIQIEDGLTLIRFQNDSSESFSAQHEIGAGLIQFHFALKGNAFFLSSQDHCTLELKEEKSLILCNLQHQSLLKLELSPNSWMISVIVSINKFHSLFSVQADYISILSPDKKKKKYYTEGYISPAMAVVLSQLFHYSLHPSLKNLYYKGKAYELLSLYFNKMEDPNAVQCPFLTDEDNVLKIKKAREILIANMAEPPGLQQLADEIGLNMKKLKTGFKQIYGDTVYGFLFDYKMDFALKLLDSGSYNVNEVGLKIGYSTGSHFIAGFKKKFSTTPKRYIMSINTNHKNSFAFID, from the coding sequence ATGGAGGAAGAAATACAAATTGAGGACGGCCTTACCCTTATCCGTTTCCAGAACGACAGCTCAGAATCTTTTTCTGCACAGCACGAAATAGGTGCCGGCCTGATACAGTTTCATTTCGCACTAAAAGGCAATGCATTTTTTTTGTCCAGTCAGGATCATTGCACATTAGAATTGAAAGAGGAAAAATCACTGATTTTGTGCAATCTGCAGCATCAGTCATTGCTTAAGTTAGAACTTTCTCCAAATTCATGGATGATTTCTGTTATTGTTTCGATTAATAAATTTCACTCGTTATTTTCCGTTCAAGCAGATTATATTTCTATTTTAAGCCCCGATAAGAAGAAAAAAAAGTATTATACCGAAGGGTACATCAGTCCTGCTATGGCTGTTGTTTTGAGCCAGCTGTTTCATTACAGCCTTCATCCTTCCCTAAAGAACCTTTATTATAAAGGAAAAGCATATGAATTATTGAGTCTGTATTTCAATAAAATGGAAGATCCAAACGCAGTGCAATGTCCATTTTTGACTGATGAAGATAACGTGCTGAAAATCAAAAAAGCCAGAGAAATACTTATCGCCAATATGGCCGAACCGCCAGGACTGCAGCAGCTGGCAGATGAAATTGGGCTGAATATGAAAAAATTAAAAACAGGCTTCAAACAAATTTATGGTGATACGGTATACGGTTTTCTGTTTGACTACAAAATGGATTTCGCCTTAAAACTATTGGACAGCGGTTCTTACAATGTAAATGAAGTCGGGCTGAAAATAGGATACAGCACCGGAAGCCACTTTATTGCGGGATTCAAGAAAAAATTTTCCACAACCCCAAAAAGATATATAATGTCCATTAATACCAATCATAAAAACAGTTTCGCTTTTATAGATTAA
- a CDS encoding YceI family protein: MKKTILIAMLCLCAIGVSQEKMVSKSAKVIFEASVPSFEEVKAVNRNVTFVLNPATGEIASLALMKGFQFKVALMEEHFNENYIESDQYPKAIFKGKIEGFDLQSLSADAKDFIIKGKLQLHGKSRDINTDAKISRSPSGVSISCNFSVNASDFNIEIPNLVKSKLSNKINIQFAAVLEANKQ, translated from the coding sequence ATGAAAAAAACAATACTTATTGCAATGCTGTGTCTTTGCGCCATTGGCGTATCACAAGAAAAAATGGTCAGTAAATCGGCAAAAGTCATTTTTGAAGCTTCCGTTCCTTCTTTTGAAGAAGTTAAAGCAGTGAATCGGAATGTTACTTTTGTTTTGAATCCAGCAACAGGAGAGATTGCAAGTTTAGCCCTGATGAAAGGTTTCCAGTTTAAGGTTGCCTTAATGGAAGAACACTTCAATGAAAATTACATCGAAAGTGACCAATATCCAAAAGCCATATTTAAAGGAAAGATAGAAGGATTTGATCTTCAAAGCCTAAGCGCAGATGCTAAGGATTTTATCATTAAAGGCAAATTACAACTCCACGGTAAATCCAGGGATATAAATACTGATGCAAAGATAAGCAGATCACCATCAGGGGTCAGCATTTCATGTAATTTCAGCGTAAATGCCAGTGATTTTAATATCGAAATCCCAAATTTGGTTAAAAGCAAGCTTTCCAATAAAATAAATATCCAGTTTGCCGCAGTTTTAGAAGCCAATAAACAATAA
- a CDS encoding YceI family protein, with the protein MKKIIIMPMLLASFIVFSQEKIVTKSATITLEASVPSFQPVAGTNSNVTFVLNPATGEVASLALMKGFEFEMALMEEHFNENYMETNKYPKAIFRGQIEGFDIKNLTEDYKDYTIKGKLEVHGKSKDISADAKITRSGSRVTLISDFEINASDFNIPIPALIKYKLDNKVKIQIIAVLK; encoded by the coding sequence ATGAAGAAAATCATAATAATGCCAATGCTATTGGCTTCTTTTATTGTTTTTTCACAGGAAAAAATAGTAACTAAATCTGCAACAATAACTCTGGAAGCTTCAGTACCTTCTTTTCAGCCGGTTGCAGGAACTAACAGCAATGTAACTTTTGTTTTGAATCCCGCAACTGGAGAAGTGGCAAGTCTGGCTTTAATGAAAGGATTTGAATTTGAAATGGCATTGATGGAAGAACATTTTAATGAAAATTACATGGAAACCAATAAGTATCCAAAAGCTATTTTTAGAGGGCAAATAGAAGGATTCGACATTAAAAATCTAACTGAAGATTATAAAGATTACACCATAAAAGGAAAATTAGAAGTGCATGGAAAATCCAAGGATATAAGTGCCGATGCAAAAATTACAAGATCGGGTTCCAGAGTCACCCTTATATCTGATTTTGAAATAAATGCAAGTGATTTTAACATTCCGATTCCAGCGCTTATTAAATATAAACTGGATAATAAAGTCAAAATTCAAATTATTGCAGTTTTAAAATAA
- a CDS encoding DUF5777 family beta-barrel protein, with protein MKNFILLFFLFPLLTFSQTDLLSGVETPSAKEKVTSAFKALKIVNLESTKLAAKGDLYFVVAHRFGSIKDGFEGFYGLDNANTQIKFIYGLTNGLNVSAARSEFAYDFATKYMLFPQIKDGFPVTIAGFNSLSINNTLKESLYPKLQFKDRLTYVAQLLISRKFSEKLSLEIVPSFFHQNFVEDVDQSNSQYAIGFGGRYKFAKRWSLNMDYAAHLNRAPNSLYKNPLSIGFDLETGGHVFQMHFTSSQAIDEAGYLGRTTGDWTKGDIFFGFNLARVF; from the coding sequence ATGAAAAACTTTATCCTATTATTTTTTTTATTTCCGCTGTTAACCTTCTCCCAAACCGATTTATTGTCCGGGGTAGAAACTCCTTCTGCAAAAGAAAAAGTGACATCTGCATTCAAAGCCTTAAAAATCGTTAATCTCGAATCTACAAAATTGGCAGCAAAAGGCGATTTGTATTTTGTTGTTGCACACCGATTCGGCTCTATTAAAGATGGCTTTGAAGGTTTCTATGGACTGGATAATGCCAATACGCAGATTAAATTTATTTACGGTCTAACAAATGGACTCAACGTAAGTGCCGCCAGAAGTGAATTTGCTTATGACTTTGCAACAAAATATATGCTGTTTCCTCAAATAAAAGACGGCTTTCCTGTTACTATTGCCGGTTTTAATAGTTTATCTATTAATAACACATTAAAAGAAAGTCTGTATCCGAAACTTCAATTTAAAGACAGGCTGACTTATGTTGCGCAGCTGCTGATTTCAAGAAAATTTTCTGAAAAGCTGTCTTTAGAAATTGTGCCGTCATTCTTTCATCAAAATTTTGTTGAAGATGTAGATCAAAGCAATTCCCAATATGCCATAGGATTTGGAGGGAGGTATAAATTCGCTAAGCGCTGGTCCTTAAATATGGATTATGCGGCGCATTTAAACAGAGCGCCAAATTCACTTTATAAAAATCCGCTGTCTATTGGTTTTGATCTGGAAACGGGCGGACATGTTTTCCAGATGCATTTTACCAGTTCACAGGCAATTGATGAGGCTGGATATCTAGGAAGAACCACTGGCGACTGGACAAAAGGAGATATATTTTTTGGATTTAATCTTGCCAGGGTTTTCTAG
- a CDS encoding globin family protein, with translation MKVYSKLTLSVLIAASAAMISCSSNDDETPAPVKASIYERLGGTKMVSDPDNSGQMIEQGRLSFRKVVNSTIGLIVADIQSNASGNLQAHFAPLLAETGTTQSTNIAKLSDNLTDFFSFNTGGTNAVNTYSGLSMSAAHDPAKNPRMGTKSSNADYTKFEGYVGAAANANGVASNTELYTDIVAVLESLRTPIVQK, from the coding sequence ATGAAAGTTTATTCAAAACTTACACTTAGTGTACTAATTGCTGCATCGGCAGCTATGATTTCCTGCAGCAGTAATGACGACGAAACCCCAGCACCGGTTAAGGCTTCTATCTACGAGCGTTTAGGCGGAACTAAAATGGTTTCTGATCCTGATAATTCCGGCCAGATGATCGAGCAGGGGCGTTTGAGTTTCCGCAAAGTGGTAAATTCAACTATCGGATTGATTGTTGCTGATATCCAATCGAACGCGTCGGGTAATCTGCAGGCACATTTTGCCCCTTTATTAGCAGAAACTGGAACTACCCAGTCTACCAATATTGCTAAATTATCAGATAACCTTACTGATTTCTTTTCGTTTAATACCGGAGGTACCAATGCTGTAAATACATATTCTGGTTTGAGTATGTCGGCTGCGCATGATCCCGCAAAAAATCCTCGTATGGGAACAAAATCAAGCAATGCAGATTATACGAAATTTGAAGGATATGTTGGAGCTGCGGCCAATGCGAATGGCGTTGCTTCGAATACAGAACTTTATACTGATATTGTTGCTGTTTTAGAATCATTGAGAACTCCTATAGTTCAAAAATAA